From one Motacilla alba alba isolate MOTALB_02 chromosome 8, Motacilla_alba_V1.0_pri, whole genome shotgun sequence genomic stretch:
- the KANK4 gene encoding KN motif and ankyrin repeat domain-containing protein 4 isoform X2 yields the protein MEKTEDGQLPQPDGDREQPRSLPYSLETPYGFHLDLDFLKYVDDIEKGNTIRRVHIHRRAKQPKFSTLPRNFSLPESGSRACSAAAASKSWTSTCFFPQRKASLGEEPPRAVLPAEAAPEEPSYRRRALLAETRRQAEPGWPRDALRARPQLLRASSMPEALPPGHSPPAGPRSPPRHCHGQPGSQSASSPSSDGSASAPPREMERDGPVGHPGGGPGPLQPPWQSQQLQVLVESGAEEGDAADGSGVARGEAAAPAALRPAEESVNPAERGPSVSDRDLNVLKEGEERSVQAGGDKESGAPQAPDRGEPGGVTALKQQVADLEEQLARKKEELEQVRAVLQQQDHEIQEKEKSIKLLASSKAQLEEQLWQEKSREAELQRQRGSGASQRLDAAVNTELSQVTGLRQAQDKGINVNIPLSTRSIGVGAHRAQSISAQAVEVCREQGPAGARAEGPSGEASTEAGLPAPCFTQLQIHEHLSDDNQNHQNSLGPKAAQSEAGFGEEEPREGLQEEGAPGHEDLPAVDPIGQYVKKIQELLQEQWLCLEHGYPELASAIKQPASKLSSIQSQLVNSLNSLLSAYSSQGPVDKENSNTHYQQLENSPTTSLKSIMKKKSCGFHAGGNGTKKNLQFVGVNGGYETTSSEEDTSSEDSASDGDTETEAEGRAGDMEPEQDGRESRGPSSGEKREEDDDDEQEASAGAAPCSQHQAHRCKPSEDFLAACQLLSEHLPEIRSRSNKHLQHVLGSISQEWFQVSSHKASRPEVVAAYLEVLRDIQPQLLETVVNLPDRNGNTALHYSVSHSNFQVAKLLLDTGKCCLDLQNRAGYTAVMLTPLAAPETRQDMEVVMRLLKEGDVNLRAAQGGQTALMLGVSHDRDDMVRALLACQADVNLQDEEGSTALMVACRQGNADIVRLLLAQPGCRVTLTDKGGNSALSLARGDIAALLRAHIELSPSLQV from the exons ATGGAGAAGACAGAAG ATGGCCAGCTACCCCAACCCgacggggacagggagcagccccGCAGCCTCCCCTACTCCCTGGAGACACCCTACGGCTTCCACTTGGACCTGGACTTCCTGAAGTACGTGGACGACATCGAGAAAGGCAACACCATCCGGAGGGTCCACATCCACCGCCGAGCCAAGCAGCCCAAATTCAGCACCCTGCCGCGAAACTTCAGCCTGCCCGAGAGCGGCTCCCGCGCCTGCTCCGCCGCCGCTGCCAGCAAGAGCTGGACCTCCACCTGCTTCTTCCCGCAGCGAAAGGCATCCCTGGGCGAGGAGCCCCCCCGGGCCGTGCTGCCGGCCGAGGCAGCTCCCGAGGAGCCGAGCTAccggcggcgggcgctgctGGCGGAGACGCGGCGGCAGGCGGAGCCGGGCTGGCCGCGGGATGCGCTGCGGGCGCGGCCGCAGCTGCTGCGAGCCTCCAGCATGCCCGAGGCGCTGCCCCCCGGCCACAGCCCCCCGGCGGGACCCCGGAGCCCCCCGCGGCACTGCCACGGCCAGCCCGGCTCCCAGAGcgcctccagccccagctcggACGGCAGCGcctcggccccgccgcgggaGATGGAGCGGGACGGCCCCGTGGGGCATCCCGGGGGGGGTCCGggccccctgcagcccccctggcagagccagcagctgcaggtgctggtggaGAGCGGCGCCGAGGAGGGCGATGCCGCCGATGGCTCCGGCGTGGCCAGGGGCGAGGCAGCGGCTCCGGCTGCCCTCCGGCCGGCAGAGGAGAGCGTGAACCCTGCGGAAAGGGGGCCGAGTGTGAGCGACAGGGATCTGAACGTgctgaaggaaggagaggagaggagtgtccaggctggaggggacaAGGAGAGCGGTGCTCCCCAGGCTCCTGACCGTGGAGAGCCCGGCGGGGTCACGGCGCTGAAGCAGCAGGTCGCTgacctggaggagcagctggccAGGAAGAAAGAGGAGCTCGAGCAGgtcagggcagtgctgcagcagcaggatcatGAGAtccaggagaaggagaagagcaTCAAGCTGCTGGCCAGCTCCAAAGCTcagctggaagagcagctgtggcaggagaagtccagagaggctgagctgcagaggcagcGGGGCAGCGGGGCCTCGCAGCGCCTGGATGCTGCGGTGAACACGGAGCTCTCCCAGGTGACAGGGCTCAGGCAGGCCCAGGACAAAGGCATCAACGTCAATATCCCGCTCTCCACCAGATCCATCGGCGTCGGCGcccacagggcacagagcaTCAGCGCCCAGGCCGtggaggtgtgcagggagcaggggccGGCAGGTGCTCGAGCAGAGGGACCTTCTGGAGAGGCCAGCACGGAGGCTGGgcttcctgctccctgcttcaCCCAGCTGCAGATCCACGAGCACCTCAGCGACGACAACCAGAACCACCAGAACTCCCTCGGCCCAAAGGCGGCCCAGAGCGAGGCGGGCTTTGGAGAAGAGGAACCTcgggaagggctgcaggaggaaggagcccCTGGCCATGAGGACCTCCCGGCTGTTGACCCCATTGGCCAATATGTAAAAAAgatccaggagctcctgcaggagcagtggctgtgctTGGAGCACGGGTACCCCGAGCTGGCCAGCGCTATCAAGCAGCCGGCCTCCAAGCTCAGCTCCATCCAGAGCCAATTAGTTAATTCCCTCAactccctgctctctgcctaCTCCTCACAAGGGCCCGTGGATAAGGAGAATTCCAACACGCACTATCAACAGTTGG AGAACTCTCCAACCACAAGTCTTAAATCcatcatgaaaaagaaaagttgtggTTTCCATGCAGGAGGCAATGGGACCAAAAAGAATCTCCAGTTTGTTGGGGTAAATGGTGG CTACGAGACAACGTCGAGTGAAGAAGACACCAGCTCTGAGGACAGCGCGTCGGACGGCGACACCGAGACCGAGGccgagggcagagctggggacatggAGCCCGAGCAGGAtggaagggaaagcagagggcCTTCCTCAGGGGAGAAGCGtgaggaggatgatgatgatgagcaGGAGgcatcagcaggagcagcaccctgcTCTCAGCACCAGGCTCACAG ATGCAAACCCTCCGAAGATTTccttgctgcctgccagctcctcagtgAACACCTCCCAGAAATCAGGAGCAGAAGCAATAAGCATCTG CAGCACGTCCTCGGCTCCATCTCCCAGGAGTGGTTCCAGGTGTCCAGCCACAAGGCTTCCAGGCCAGAGGTGGTGGCAGCGTacctggaggtgctgagggacatccagccccagctcctggagacCGTGGTGAACCTGCCTGACAGGAATGGCAACACAGCTCTCCACTACAGCGTGTCCCATTCCAACTTCCAGGTCGCAAAGCTCCTGCTGGACACGG GCAAGTGCTGCCTGGACCTGCAGAACCGTGCTGGCTACACGGCCGTGATGCTGACGCCGCTGGCGGCCCCCGAGACCCGCCAGGACATGGAGGTGGTGATGAGGCTGCTCAAGGAGGGGGATGTCAACCTGAGAGCTGCCCAG ggcgGGCAGACCGCGCTGATGCTGGGGGTCAGCCACGACAGGGACGACATGGTGCGGGCGCTGCTGGCCTGCCAGGCCGATGTCAACCTGCAGGACGAGGAGGGCAGCACGGCGCTGATGGTGGCCTGTCGCCAGGGCAACGCCGACATCGtgcggctgctgctggcgcAGCCCGGCTGCCGGGTCACGCTGACGGACAAG ggcGGGAACTCAGCGCTGTCACTGGCCCGCGGGGACATCGCAGCGCTCCTGCGGGCCCACATCGAGCTCAGCCCGTCCCTCCAGGTGTGA
- the KANK4 gene encoding KN motif and ankyrin repeat domain-containing protein 4 isoform X1: MEKTEADGQLPQPDGDREQPRSLPYSLETPYGFHLDLDFLKYVDDIEKGNTIRRVHIHRRAKQPKFSTLPRNFSLPESGSRACSAAAASKSWTSTCFFPQRKASLGEEPPRAVLPAEAAPEEPSYRRRALLAETRRQAEPGWPRDALRARPQLLRASSMPEALPPGHSPPAGPRSPPRHCHGQPGSQSASSPSSDGSASAPPREMERDGPVGHPGGGPGPLQPPWQSQQLQVLVESGAEEGDAADGSGVARGEAAAPAALRPAEESVNPAERGPSVSDRDLNVLKEGEERSVQAGGDKESGAPQAPDRGEPGGVTALKQQVADLEEQLARKKEELEQVRAVLQQQDHEIQEKEKSIKLLASSKAQLEEQLWQEKSREAELQRQRGSGASQRLDAAVNTELSQVTGLRQAQDKGINVNIPLSTRSIGVGAHRAQSISAQAVEVCREQGPAGARAEGPSGEASTEAGLPAPCFTQLQIHEHLSDDNQNHQNSLGPKAAQSEAGFGEEEPREGLQEEGAPGHEDLPAVDPIGQYVKKIQELLQEQWLCLEHGYPELASAIKQPASKLSSIQSQLVNSLNSLLSAYSSQGPVDKENSNTHYQQLENSPTTSLKSIMKKKSCGFHAGGNGTKKNLQFVGVNGGYETTSSEEDTSSEDSASDGDTETEAEGRAGDMEPEQDGRESRGPSSGEKREEDDDDEQEASAGAAPCSQHQAHRCKPSEDFLAACQLLSEHLPEIRSRSNKHLQHVLGSISQEWFQVSSHKASRPEVVAAYLEVLRDIQPQLLETVVNLPDRNGNTALHYSVSHSNFQVAKLLLDTGKCCLDLQNRAGYTAVMLTPLAAPETRQDMEVVMRLLKEGDVNLRAAQGGQTALMLGVSHDRDDMVRALLACQADVNLQDEEGSTALMVACRQGNADIVRLLLAQPGCRVTLTDKGGNSALSLARGDIAALLRAHIELSPSLQV, translated from the exons ATGGAGAAGACAGAAG CAGATGGCCAGCTACCCCAACCCgacggggacagggagcagccccGCAGCCTCCCCTACTCCCTGGAGACACCCTACGGCTTCCACTTGGACCTGGACTTCCTGAAGTACGTGGACGACATCGAGAAAGGCAACACCATCCGGAGGGTCCACATCCACCGCCGAGCCAAGCAGCCCAAATTCAGCACCCTGCCGCGAAACTTCAGCCTGCCCGAGAGCGGCTCCCGCGCCTGCTCCGCCGCCGCTGCCAGCAAGAGCTGGACCTCCACCTGCTTCTTCCCGCAGCGAAAGGCATCCCTGGGCGAGGAGCCCCCCCGGGCCGTGCTGCCGGCCGAGGCAGCTCCCGAGGAGCCGAGCTAccggcggcgggcgctgctGGCGGAGACGCGGCGGCAGGCGGAGCCGGGCTGGCCGCGGGATGCGCTGCGGGCGCGGCCGCAGCTGCTGCGAGCCTCCAGCATGCCCGAGGCGCTGCCCCCCGGCCACAGCCCCCCGGCGGGACCCCGGAGCCCCCCGCGGCACTGCCACGGCCAGCCCGGCTCCCAGAGcgcctccagccccagctcggACGGCAGCGcctcggccccgccgcgggaGATGGAGCGGGACGGCCCCGTGGGGCATCCCGGGGGGGGTCCGggccccctgcagcccccctggcagagccagcagctgcaggtgctggtggaGAGCGGCGCCGAGGAGGGCGATGCCGCCGATGGCTCCGGCGTGGCCAGGGGCGAGGCAGCGGCTCCGGCTGCCCTCCGGCCGGCAGAGGAGAGCGTGAACCCTGCGGAAAGGGGGCCGAGTGTGAGCGACAGGGATCTGAACGTgctgaaggaaggagaggagaggagtgtccaggctggaggggacaAGGAGAGCGGTGCTCCCCAGGCTCCTGACCGTGGAGAGCCCGGCGGGGTCACGGCGCTGAAGCAGCAGGTCGCTgacctggaggagcagctggccAGGAAGAAAGAGGAGCTCGAGCAGgtcagggcagtgctgcagcagcaggatcatGAGAtccaggagaaggagaagagcaTCAAGCTGCTGGCCAGCTCCAAAGCTcagctggaagagcagctgtggcaggagaagtccagagaggctgagctgcagaggcagcGGGGCAGCGGGGCCTCGCAGCGCCTGGATGCTGCGGTGAACACGGAGCTCTCCCAGGTGACAGGGCTCAGGCAGGCCCAGGACAAAGGCATCAACGTCAATATCCCGCTCTCCACCAGATCCATCGGCGTCGGCGcccacagggcacagagcaTCAGCGCCCAGGCCGtggaggtgtgcagggagcaggggccGGCAGGTGCTCGAGCAGAGGGACCTTCTGGAGAGGCCAGCACGGAGGCTGGgcttcctgctccctgcttcaCCCAGCTGCAGATCCACGAGCACCTCAGCGACGACAACCAGAACCACCAGAACTCCCTCGGCCCAAAGGCGGCCCAGAGCGAGGCGGGCTTTGGAGAAGAGGAACCTcgggaagggctgcaggaggaaggagcccCTGGCCATGAGGACCTCCCGGCTGTTGACCCCATTGGCCAATATGTAAAAAAgatccaggagctcctgcaggagcagtggctgtgctTGGAGCACGGGTACCCCGAGCTGGCCAGCGCTATCAAGCAGCCGGCCTCCAAGCTCAGCTCCATCCAGAGCCAATTAGTTAATTCCCTCAactccctgctctctgcctaCTCCTCACAAGGGCCCGTGGATAAGGAGAATTCCAACACGCACTATCAACAGTTGG AGAACTCTCCAACCACAAGTCTTAAATCcatcatgaaaaagaaaagttgtggTTTCCATGCAGGAGGCAATGGGACCAAAAAGAATCTCCAGTTTGTTGGGGTAAATGGTGG CTACGAGACAACGTCGAGTGAAGAAGACACCAGCTCTGAGGACAGCGCGTCGGACGGCGACACCGAGACCGAGGccgagggcagagctggggacatggAGCCCGAGCAGGAtggaagggaaagcagagggcCTTCCTCAGGGGAGAAGCGtgaggaggatgatgatgatgagcaGGAGgcatcagcaggagcagcaccctgcTCTCAGCACCAGGCTCACAG ATGCAAACCCTCCGAAGATTTccttgctgcctgccagctcctcagtgAACACCTCCCAGAAATCAGGAGCAGAAGCAATAAGCATCTG CAGCACGTCCTCGGCTCCATCTCCCAGGAGTGGTTCCAGGTGTCCAGCCACAAGGCTTCCAGGCCAGAGGTGGTGGCAGCGTacctggaggtgctgagggacatccagccccagctcctggagacCGTGGTGAACCTGCCTGACAGGAATGGCAACACAGCTCTCCACTACAGCGTGTCCCATTCCAACTTCCAGGTCGCAAAGCTCCTGCTGGACACGG GCAAGTGCTGCCTGGACCTGCAGAACCGTGCTGGCTACACGGCCGTGATGCTGACGCCGCTGGCGGCCCCCGAGACCCGCCAGGACATGGAGGTGGTGATGAGGCTGCTCAAGGAGGGGGATGTCAACCTGAGAGCTGCCCAG ggcgGGCAGACCGCGCTGATGCTGGGGGTCAGCCACGACAGGGACGACATGGTGCGGGCGCTGCTGGCCTGCCAGGCCGATGTCAACCTGCAGGACGAGGAGGGCAGCACGGCGCTGATGGTGGCCTGTCGCCAGGGCAACGCCGACATCGtgcggctgctgctggcgcAGCCCGGCTGCCGGGTCACGCTGACGGACAAG ggcGGGAACTCAGCGCTGTCACTGGCCCGCGGGGACATCGCAGCGCTCCTGCGGGCCCACATCGAGCTCAGCCCGTCCCTCCAGGTGTGA